A single region of the Thermodesulfatator indicus DSM 15286 genome encodes:
- the dsrJ gene encoding sulfate reduction electron transfer complex DsrMKJOP subunit DsrJ: MHDAGKVIPGIVVLVVLVTLPFWWNLGKAAPRIELELPKQYKNCVEDRKFMARDHMKLLNEWRNELVRNGQFEYVNSKGQTFPIKFQEGCLKCHPSRSKFCDRCHNFVEVKPYCWNCHYSPEEMKVWATKNVKLKEEAFSKQPASHH; the protein is encoded by the coding sequence ATGCATGATGCCGGCAAAGTTATCCCAGGAATTGTTGTATTGGTTGTGTTGGTGACGTTGCCATTTTGGTGGAATTTGGGAAAGGCTGCCCCCAGGATAGAACTGGAGTTGCCAAAGCAGTACAAAAATTGTGTGGAAGATAGAAAGTTTATGGCTCGTGATCACATGAAGCTTCTTAATGAATGGCGTAATGAATTAGTTAGAAACGGACAGTTTGAATATGTTAATTCAAAAGGGCAGACTTTTCCTATAAAGTTTCAGGAAGGGTGTCTAAAATGTCATCCTAGTCGTAGTAAGTTTTGTGATAGGTGTCATAATTTTGTAGAAGTAAAACCTTATTGTTGGAATTGTCACTATTCGCCGGAGGAGATGAAAGTATGGGCGACAAAAAACGTAAAATTAAAAGAAGAGGCTTTCTCAAAGCAGCCGGCTTCGCATCATTAG
- the dsrO gene encoding sulfate reduction electron transfer complex DsrMKJOP subunit DsrO encodes MGDKKRKIKRRGFLKAAGFASLVGVWASATAGLLSGQKVRAQTYKPGPNSLVAGRWAMVIDTRICTEHPECRDCIEACHSWHNVPKFPDKKHEIKWIWDTHFHNAFPYQYNEYDADYIKEKRIIVLCNHCESPPCVRVCPTQATFKREDGIVMMDMHRCIGCRFCMGACPFGARNFNWFDPRPYINKPNYAYPTRMRGVVEKCIFCFDQLHEGKLPICVRACKYGAITFGDLADPNSKVNELLRKHHTIRRKVNLGTGPCVFYII; translated from the coding sequence ATGGGCGACAAAAAACGTAAAATTAAAAGAAGAGGCTTTCTCAAAGCAGCCGGCTTCGCATCATTAGTTGGGGTTTGGGCTTCGGCTACAGCTGGCCTTTTATCCGGACAGAAAGTAAGGGCCCAAACATATAAGCCTGGCCCAAATTCTTTGGTGGCCGGTCGGTGGGCAATGGTTATTGATACCCGGATATGTACCGAACACCCTGAGTGTAGGGATTGTATAGAGGCGTGCCATAGTTGGCATAATGTGCCCAAGTTTCCTGATAAAAAACATGAAATAAAATGGATTTGGGATACGCACTTCCATAATGCGTTCCCGTACCAGTATAATGAATATGATGCGGACTATATAAAAGAAAAACGTATTATAGTTTTGTGTAACCATTGTGAAAGTCCTCCGTGTGTTAGGGTGTGTCCTACACAGGCTACTTTTAAACGAGAGGATGGCATTGTAATGATGGATATGCACCGTTGTATTGGCTGTCGTTTTTGTATGGGAGCATGTCCTTTTGGAGCTCGTAATTTTAATTGGTTTGATCCTCGTCCTTATATTAACAAACCTAATTACGCCTATCCTACTAGGATGCGAGGCGTAGTAGAAAAATGTATTTTTTGTTTTGATCAGTTACATGAAGGGAAGTTGCCAATATGTGTCAGAGCATGTAAGTATGGTGCTATAACCTTTGGAGATTTAGCTGATCCTAATTCTAAGGTTAATGAATTGCTCAGGAAGCATCATACAATACGTAGAAAAGTCAATTTAGGTACTGGTCCTTGTGTATTTTATATCATTTAA
- the dsrP gene encoding sulfate reduction electron transfer complex DsrMKJOP subunit DsrP encodes MFEKALVGSKKYYALVFFLAFLFLIGLACFIYQMQVGLGITGMSRDVSWGLYVCQFTYLVGIAASGVMVVLPYYLHNYKEYARLVIFGEFMAIAAVLMCILFILVDIGQTHRVMNVALHPTPNSVMFYDMIVLCGYLMLNIICGWTALSAMYKGTKYPKWVKPFIYLSIPWAFSIHTVTAFLYAGMPDRHLWLTAVMAPRFLASAFCSGPALLLILLYIVKAFTRFDPGEKAIKALAKTITYALIANLFLFGCELFTALYSNIPTHKHPLQYLFFGLEGHYKLVPWMWTAYISMAVAAILLVIPKVRNNLQILPFLCALVVLGTWIDKGMGLVIGGFIPNPLEEITEYTPTLPEVMIAIGIWAFGFLVITILYKMVISVMESRRLI; translated from the coding sequence ATGTTTGAGAAGGCTTTAGTTGGAAGTAAAAAGTATTATGCTTTAGTATTTTTCTTAGCGTTTTTGTTTCTTATTGGACTTGCTTGTTTTATATATCAGATGCAAGTTGGTTTAGGTATTACTGGGATGAGTCGCGATGTTTCCTGGGGTCTCTATGTTTGTCAGTTTACTTACCTAGTGGGGATTGCAGCCTCGGGGGTTATGGTGGTCTTGCCTTATTATTTACATAACTATAAGGAATACGCTCGGTTAGTTATATTTGGTGAGTTCATGGCTATAGCCGCGGTTTTGATGTGTATTCTTTTTATTCTTGTTGATATTGGTCAAACTCATCGTGTTATGAACGTGGCTTTACATCCTACTCCTAATTCTGTCATGTTTTATGACATGATAGTTTTATGCGGTTATTTGATGCTTAATATTATTTGCGGATGGACCGCTCTTTCTGCCATGTATAAAGGTACTAAATATCCCAAGTGGGTTAAGCCTTTTATTTATCTTTCTATTCCCTGGGCCTTTAGTATTCATACTGTTACGGCCTTTTTGTATGCTGGTATGCCTGATCGTCATCTTTGGCTTACCGCTGTAATGGCTCCTCGATTTCTTGCGTCAGCTTTTTGCTCTGGGCCGGCACTTCTTTTAATTTTACTTTATATTGTTAAAGCGTTTACGCGATTTGATCCAGGAGAAAAAGCTATAAAGGCGTTAGCTAAAACTATTACTTATGCTTTGATTGCTAATTTGTTTTTGTTTGGTTGTGAGCTTTTTACGGCCTTGTATAGTAATATTCCCACCCACAAGCATCCATTACAGTATCTTTTCTTTGGCTTAGAAGGGCATTATAAATTAGTGCCTTGGATGTGGACTGCATATATTTCTATGGCAGTGGCCGCTATACTATTAGTCATTCCTAAAGTTCGTAATAATTTACAAATTCTTCCTTTCCTTTGTGCACTAGTTGTTTTGGGAACCTGGATTGATAAGGGAATGGGATTGGTTATAGGTGGTTTTATTCCTAATCCTCTAGAAGAAATTACCGAATATACCCCCACATTACCAGAAGTTATGATTGCTATAGGCATTTGGGCGTTTGGTTTTCTGGTCATTACTATCCTTTATAAAATGGTTATTTCTGTAATGGAAAGTAGAAGATTAATTTAA
- a CDS encoding cobyrinate a,c-diamide synthase — MSSLINFPRLLISAQKGGAGKTLVSLGLVSALSSIGSNVIPFKKGPDYIDAGWLAFAAKRPCYNLDPFLMSSEIILSSFLSHAASDAIAIIEGNRGLLDGVDVQGSCSSAQLARILKTPVILVLDCTKVTRTLAAFVKGCQVLEPDLIFGGVILNQIVRLRHADIITRSIETYTDLNVLGVLPRLKNFSFPMRHLGLLPWQEHGEGEVIIKILTEKIKENVDLDKVLEVAQNAPSFSSSVPIFWPNREKDVKIGVFRDEAFQFYYPENLEALTALGAELIFLDALRDSSLPSLDALYIGGGFPETQAEYLEANSSLRKDIKEAALAGLPIYAECGGLMYLGRRILWQNKAFDMVGALPIDFEVGEKPQGHGYVKAKIVAENPFYPLNMELSGHEFHYSKPINWQKGDFSLVMKLSKGHGFYQGYDGVVYKNIFGAYTHVHVLGIPVWAVGLIEAAKKWKEGLTFDFRNICQDQTLVLNGINNFIKS, encoded by the coding sequence ATGTCTTCTTTAATAAACTTTCCTCGTCTCTTGATTTCTGCACAAAAAGGAGGGGCAGGGAAGACTTTAGTTTCTTTAGGTCTGGTTTCGGCTTTATCGTCTATTGGAAGTAATGTTATTCCCTTTAAAAAAGGCCCTGATTATATCGATGCTGGTTGGCTTGCCTTTGCTGCTAAGCGGCCTTGCTATAATCTCGACCCTTTTTTAATGTCTTCAGAAATCATTCTTTCTTCTTTTTTGTCTCATGCTGCCTCTGATGCTATTGCTATTATTGAAGGTAACCGTGGTCTTCTTGATGGAGTTGATGTTCAGGGAAGTTGTAGCAGTGCACAATTAGCCAGGATCCTCAAGACACCTGTTATTCTCGTCTTAGATTGTACTAAAGTTACGAGAACTTTGGCAGCTTTTGTTAAAGGTTGTCAGGTTCTTGAACCTGATTTGATTTTTGGTGGTGTTATTTTAAATCAAATTGTTCGCCTTAGGCATGCTGATATTATTACTCGCTCTATAGAAACTTATACTGACCTTAATGTTTTAGGAGTGCTTCCTAGACTCAAGAACTTTTCCTTTCCTATGAGACATTTGGGATTACTTCCTTGGCAGGAACATGGAGAAGGCGAAGTTATTATTAAAATTTTAACAGAAAAGATTAAAGAAAATGTGGACTTAGATAAAGTTTTAGAAGTAGCTCAAAATGCTCCCTCTTTTTCTTCAAGTGTGCCAATATTTTGGCCAAATAGAGAAAAAGATGTAAAAATTGGTGTTTTTCGAGATGAAGCCTTTCAATTTTATTATCCTGAAAATTTAGAAGCTTTAACTGCTCTTGGGGCAGAGCTTATTTTCTTAGATGCTTTAAGAGATTCATCTCTTCCTAGTCTTGATGCTCTTTACATTGGTGGAGGGTTCCCTGAAACTCAGGCCGAATATTTAGAGGCCAATTCCTCTTTGAGAAAAGACATTAAAGAAGCTGCCCTAGCTGGCCTTCCAATTTATGCTGAGTGCGGTGGCTTAATGTATCTTGGACGTCGTATTTTATGGCAAAATAAAGCTTTTGATATGGTAGGAGCCTTACCCATTGATTTCGAGGTGGGAGAAAAGCCTCAAGGACACGGATACGTAAAGGCTAAAATTGTGGCTGAAAACCCCTTCTATCCTTTAAATATGGAATTATCGGGACATGAATTTCATTATTCAAAACCTATAAACTGGCAAAAGGGTGATTTTTCTTTAGTGATGAAACTTTCCAAAGGCCATGGTTTTTACCAAGGCTATGATGGAGTGGTGTATAAAAATATTTTTGGAGCCTATACCCATGTCCATGTTTTAGGTATACCGGTTTGGGCCGTAGGTTTAATAGAAGCGGCCAAAAAATGGAAAGAAGGTTTAACTTTTGATTTTAGAAATATTTGTCAGGATCAAACTTTGGTGTTAAATGGAATTAACAATTTTATTAAATCTTAA
- a CDS encoding 4Fe-4S dicluster domain-containing protein, giving the protein MFEITIDYDKCAADGECIDSCPAQVFDEGEDGKPVIARPEDCLGCETCVEVCPEGAITVTEM; this is encoded by the coding sequence ATGTTTGAAATTACCATCGATTACGACAAGTGTGCTGCAGACGGCGAATGCATTGATTCCTGCCCTGCTCAGGTCTTTGATGAAGGCGAAGATGGAAAGCCTGTGATTGCTCGCCCTGAAGATTGTCTTGGCTGTGAGACCTGTGTAGAAGTTTGCCCTGAGGGTGCTATCACTGTTACTGAAATGTAG
- a CDS encoding DUF4398 domain-containing protein yields the protein MRMFFFHIVNFRQTSKALLYILLLGTLFFSTGFTLPEKVENLLKQIPYLNKVLKKEKVPNELLEKTQKALEKAFWEGAPKFAPKPWQKAQDYFQKAQKALEEKNYRYTQFYLEKSLEWAKKAEEKAIKERKRQKIKAQEKLKKFLTLHSEIKKDPNWQIKIRLLEEFIKYEKFEEFEKEFKKIQEELKKGGQAPF from the coding sequence ATGAGAATGTTTTTCTTTCATATAGTAAATTTTCGGCAAACTTCAAAGGCCCTTCTTTATATTTTACTTTTGGGTACCTTATTTTTTTCCACAGGATTCACCCTACCAGAAAAAGTAGAAAATCTGTTAAAACAGATACCTTATCTTAATAAAGTTTTAAAAAAGGAAAAAGTCCCTAACGAGCTTTTAGAAAAAACCCAAAAAGCTCTTGAAAAGGCCTTTTGGGAGGGAGCTCCTAAATTTGCTCCCAAGCCGTGGCAAAAGGCTCAGGACTACTTTCAGAAAGCCCAAAAAGCTCTTGAAGAAAAAAATTATCGTTATACTCAATTCTATTTAGAAAAATCTCTGGAATGGGCTAAAAAGGCCGAAGAAAAAGCTATCAAAGAAAGAAAAAGGCAAAAAATAAAAGCCCAAGAAAAATTGAAAAAATTTCTAACTTTACATTCCGAAATTAAAAAGGATCCCAATTGGCAAATAAAGATAAGGCTATTGGAAGAGTTTATTAAATATGAAAAATTTGAAGAGTTTGAAAAGGAATTTAAAAAAATTCAGGAAGAATTAAAGAAGGGGGGCCAAGCCCCCTTCTAA
- a CDS encoding M23 family metallopeptidase has product MKKILSIFLLLLLVAIVGVLSFLFFFKFEGNPPVVEKLSLPKALGKEARLELKVADNRSGIREISIFLEQNKKIEKVFEKKYEVDPIWGSSVKEADFEVTFSPFKLGFKDGQATLIIKVVDASWRNKLKGNWIAYQKKVLLDLTSPHIVVKSPMHYFVPGGSNLVVYSISEPVVRQGIMVDNLFFKGYPDPKKTNLYYCLVAIPLNKKRVHRMYIEAQDEAGNKATFPVAFYLKSKKYRRDVINISDRFLERKIPEFWDRYPQIPRDDMLKAFIYINTELRKENNKKISEIAKISQIKEFYGYKFFLQLPKSATRALFGDYRTYYYKGKKIGNAYHMGIDLASVAGAPVPAAASGKVVFADYLGIYGNTIIIDHGYGLFSLYAHLSGFTVAKGDMVKRGQLIGYTDTTGLAGGDHLHFSVLVQGVFVEPLEWFDPNWVKTRIAEKLENNQ; this is encoded by the coding sequence GTGAAGAAGATTTTATCCATTTTTTTATTGTTACTGCTTGTAGCCATTGTGGGTGTATTGTCTTTTTTGTTTTTCTTTAAATTTGAAGGTAATCCTCCTGTAGTTGAAAAGCTTTCCCTGCCTAAAGCCTTAGGTAAAGAGGCTAGATTAGAATTAAAAGTAGCTGATAATCGTTCTGGTATTCGAGAAATATCTATCTTTTTGGAACAAAATAAAAAGATTGAAAAGGTCTTTGAAAAAAAATATGAAGTAGATCCTATATGGGGCTCTTCAGTAAAAGAAGCCGATTTTGAGGTAACTTTTTCGCCTTTTAAATTGGGTTTTAAAGATGGCCAGGCTACTTTAATAATCAAGGTGGTAGATGCTTCTTGGCGCAATAAGTTAAAGGGAAACTGGATTGCCTATCAAAAGAAAGTTTTGCTTGATCTTACTTCGCCCCACATTGTGGTTAAATCCCCTATGCATTATTTTGTTCCAGGCGGCAGTAACTTGGTGGTCTATTCTATTTCAGAGCCAGTAGTTCGCCAGGGTATAATGGTAGATAATTTATTTTTTAAAGGTTATCCCGATCCTAAAAAAACTAATCTTTATTATTGTCTAGTGGCCATACCTCTTAACAAAAAACGTGTACATCGTATGTATATAGAGGCTCAAGATGAAGCCGGGAATAAAGCTACTTTCCCCGTGGCCTTTTATTTAAAGTCTAAAAAATATCGTCGAGATGTAATCAATATTTCAGATCGATTTCTTGAACGAAAGATACCCGAATTTTGGGATCGGTATCCTCAAATTCCCAGAGATGACATGTTAAAAGCTTTTATTTATATCAATACAGAACTTCGTAAAGAAAACAATAAGAAAATATCAGAAATTGCCAAAATTTCACAAATAAAAGAATTCTATGGCTATAAATTCTTTTTACAACTACCTAAATCAGCAACTAGGGCTTTATTTGGGGATTATCGTACCTATTACTACAAAGGCAAAAAAATAGGCAATGCTTATCATATGGGAATTGATCTTGCTTCAGTAGCAGGAGCTCCTGTTCCAGCTGCTGCTTCTGGAAAAGTTGTTTTCGCTGATTATTTAGGCATCTACGGAAATACCATTATTATAGACCATGGTTATGGTCTGTTTAGCCTTTATGCGCATCTTTCAGGTTTTACGGTGGCCAAGGGAGATATGGTTAAAAGAGGGCAGTTAATAGGTTATACAGATACAACAGGACTAGCGGGAGGAGATCACCTTCACTTTTCGGTACTAGTCCAAGGCGTTTTTGTGGAACCGCTTGAGTGGTTTGATCCTAATTGGGTTAAAACCCGTATAGCCGAGAAATTGGAAAATAATCAGTAG
- a CDS encoding tRNA dihydrouridine synthase, translating to MKKLLLLAPMAGLTHAAFRELVASYGKPDFFFTEMLNVRAIVYQNPEKDPYLITAEKDKPLIAQLAGKDPALFRKAVKHLEKLNLFAGYDLNFGCARGAIQRYGWGVSLMKKPSLCAEIVAAVKEVTTKPISAKIRSGFEHNPDKLLHFAQTIVAAGIEFITLHPRTAEEGFKRPARWEEIKLLVENLSIPIIGNGDIFSPEDAQKLFETTGCQGVMIGRAALLRPWIFRDIKKFFQNKEIINPPSPTDAPSKHWSLIEKLLPKKLQEKRFELWLFWYLQNFPFGLHYFRQVKKEKNLEKKLNLLKELLTAEKIKPYPAKPYLLR from the coding sequence ATGAAAAAACTTTTATTGCTCGCCCCTATGGCCGGCCTTACCCACGCCGCCTTTAGAGAATTAGTAGCTTCTTATGGTAAACCCGATTTCTTTTTTACAGAAATGCTAAATGTTCGGGCTATTGTTTATCAAAATCCGGAAAAAGATCCCTATTTAATAACTGCTGAAAAAGACAAACCTTTAATAGCACAGCTAGCAGGTAAAGACCCGGCCTTATTTCGCAAAGCCGTTAAACATCTGGAAAAATTGAACCTCTTTGCTGGATATGATTTAAATTTTGGTTGTGCTAGAGGAGCTATACAACGCTATGGCTGGGGTGTTTCTCTTATGAAAAAGCCGAGCTTATGCGCTGAAATAGTTGCGGCCGTAAAAGAAGTTACTACAAAGCCAATTTCTGCCAAAATAAGAAGTGGTTTTGAACACAATCCAGATAAACTCCTACATTTTGCCCAAACTATTGTAGCCGCTGGCATTGAATTTATTACTCTTCATCCTCGCACTGCTGAGGAAGGTTTCAAAAGACCAGCTCGTTGGGAAGAAATTAAGCTTTTGGTAGAAAATCTTTCTATCCCGATAATAGGGAATGGAGATATTTTTTCTCCAGAAGATGCCCAAAAATTATTTGAAACTACTGGTTGCCAGGGTGTAATGATTGGAAGGGCTGCTCTTTTGCGGCCCTGGATCTTCCGTGATATCAAAAAATTTTTCCAGAATAAAGAAATTATTAATCCGCCTTCTCCTACCGATGCTCCCTCTAAACATTGGAGTTTGATAGAGAAGCTTCTACCCAAAAAGCTTCAAGAAAAACGTTTTGAATTGTGGCTTTTCTGGTATTTACAAAACTTTCCATTTGGCCTTCATTACTTTAGGCAAGTCAAAAAAGAAAAAAACCTTGAAAAGAAATTAAATCTCTTAAAAGAGCTGCTCACGGCAGAAAAAATTAAACCCTATCCAGCCAAACCTTACCTGTTACGTTAA
- a CDS encoding class II fructose-bisphosphate aldolase, which yields MKGFEITREGIKILDEEAARKALDNLVYEAVFTEDKKLKERQLTLVKEIAKALGAIPASIFELYKAMAQNFLGFTVPAINIRGLTYDFARTVFRVAIAQNVGAVIFEIARSEMGYTKQRPLEYASVVTAAAAREGYTGPVFIQGDHFQFNRKAFFAAPEKEKQNIIKLIDEALEAEFYQIDIDASTLVVLDKPTLREQQHYNSLLTAEMTDYIREHQPEGITVTVGGEIGEIGGKNSTPEELRAFMEEYLFHLKRKPGISKISVQTGTAHGGVVLPDGSVAKVAVDFDTLKKLSEIARQEFGLAGAVQHGASTLPDEMFHLFPEVRCCEIHLATGFQNLIYDHPALPEEFRQKIYTYLKENFKNEWKEGMTEAQFIYKVRKRGFGPFKKEWWNLDPKIKKEIMATLAEKLTFLFEKLKVTATKEVVSQHVKPTLVNKPL from the coding sequence ATGAAAGGTTTTGAAATTACTAGAGAAGGCATAAAAATCCTTGACGAAGAAGCCGCCAGAAAGGCCCTTGATAATTTGGTTTATGAAGCCGTCTTCACTGAAGATAAAAAACTCAAAGAAAGGCAACTTACTTTAGTAAAAGAAATAGCCAAGGCCCTTGGAGCCATACCAGCTTCTATCTTTGAACTTTATAAGGCCATGGCCCAAAATTTTTTGGGTTTTACCGTACCCGCTATAAACATCCGCGGGCTCACCTATGACTTTGCCCGCACTGTTTTTAGGGTAGCTATAGCCCAGAATGTAGGAGCGGTTATTTTTGAAATAGCCCGGTCTGAAATGGGTTATACCAAACAACGCCCGTTGGAATACGCCAGCGTGGTTACAGCGGCAGCGGCTCGCGAAGGCTACACAGGGCCGGTTTTTATCCAGGGAGATCATTTTCAATTTAATCGCAAGGCCTTTTTTGCTGCCCCTGAAAAAGAAAAACAAAACATTATTAAACTCATTGATGAAGCCCTTGAGGCCGAGTTTTATCAAATAGACATTGACGCCTCCACTTTGGTAGTTCTTGACAAACCAACTCTCCGCGAACAGCAACACTATAATTCATTACTAACTGCAGAGATGACCGACTATATAAGGGAACACCAACCCGAAGGCATTACGGTAACTGTAGGTGGTGAAATTGGCGAAATCGGCGGGAAAAATAGCACTCCAGAAGAGCTGCGGGCTTTTATGGAAGAATATTTATTCCATTTAAAAAGAAAACCTGGGATCTCTAAGATAAGCGTCCAAACAGGTACAGCCCATGGTGGAGTGGTATTGCCTGACGGCTCAGTGGCCAAAGTGGCCGTTGACTTTGACACCTTAAAAAAACTTTCCGAAATTGCTCGTCAGGAATTTGGCTTGGCAGGGGCGGTACAGCACGGTGCTTCTACTCTTCCAGACGAAATGTTTCACCTCTTTCCTGAAGTGAGGTGCTGTGAAATTCATTTAGCCACTGGTTTTCAAAATTTGATTTATGATCACCCGGCTTTGCCAGAAGAATTCCGCCAGAAAATTTACACCTACCTAAAAGAAAACTTTAAAAACGAATGGAAAGAAGGCATGACCGAGGCCCAGTTCATTTATAAAGTACGCAAAAGAGGCTTCGGACCATTCAAAAAAGAGTGGTGGAATCTTGACCCGAAAATCAAAAAAGAAATAATGGCCACTTTAGCCGAAAAATTAACTTTTTTGTTCGAAAAACTAAAAGTAACAGCCACTAAAGAAGTGGTATCGCAACACGTAAAACCCACATTAGTTAACAAGCCCTTGTAA